Proteins found in one Cardiocondyla obscurior isolate alpha-2009 linkage group LG03, Cobs3.1, whole genome shotgun sequence genomic segment:
- the LOC139113609 gene encoding intraflagellar transport protein 74 homolog isoform X3: MAKQNSKETINLLDLLSESDSDSADLILAPQKKKKFKRRHRSRTLSRNQHSDYCGCNKSDMRIVSLWLAAVLIMFWLIALSWLAAILYGEIKKMDTSIKSVIAGSEGVPDALQKCHSLSRDLQNNQTIIFSRLSDLKQQINNFTVQLSHIQQDLHKVQEYFQAAPEMANLPKRLDELSSSVATFGSQIRDLGATVKTLKETNMRVQDGQITMQQNISSIKHTLSELSNVTQNPQILSTDEAQIKTDKLNLTISHVMNNLTHINETLSSKLQWVADDQDKDRKKLVALQEATTAINTTMMSLQGECVKMSEQASVLASIRQLTEKMNEIRTTDVELIGKFKQLEQSYNGLKNSTSIMVATVSEMQNQQQINKIKLPESLNGNMTTETNRGATDVSDIVQRKNGRLQMRRKRGLGET; the protein is encoded by the exons ATGGCGAAGCAGAACTCGAAAGAGACCATCAACCTGCTCGACCTGCTGTCGGAGAGCGATTCTGACAGCGCTGACTTGATCCTCGCGCCgcagaaaaagaagaagttcAAACG acGGCACAGATCACGGACTTTGTCTAGAAATCAACACAGTGACTATTGTGGCTGCAACAAGTCAGATATGCGGATTGTGTCTCTGTGGCTGGCAGCGGTCTTGATTATGTTTTGGTTGATTGCTTTATCTTGGTTGGCGGCTATATTATACGgcgaaattaagaaaatgGACACGTCTATAAAATCAg TAATAGCCGGCAGCGAAGGAGTTCCCGATGCTTTGCAGAAATGCCATTCGCTATCGAGAGATCTCCAGAACAACCAAACCATAATATTCTCGAGGCTGTCTGATCTGAAACAGCAGATAAATAACTTTACGGTACAG CTGTCGCATATTCAGCAAGATCTGCATAAAGTACAAGAATACTTCCAAGCCGCGCCTGAAATGGCCAATTTACCGAAACGCTTGGACGAGTTGTCATCTAGCGTCGCGACGTTTGGTAGTCAGATAAGGGATCTCGGAGCCACGGTGAAGACCTTGAAAGAAACGAACATGAGGGTACAGGATGGACAGATCACTATGCAACAAAATATCAGCAGTATTAAG CATACACTGTCAGAGTTGTCAAACGTTACTCAGAACCCTCAAATATTGAGCACCGACGAAGCGCAAATTAAGACTGACAAACTAAACCTCACTATATCGCAtgtaatgaataatttaacgcATATTAATGAGACCTTGTCGAGCAAGTTGCAATGGGTCGCAGATGATCAAGACAAAGATCGC AAAAAATTAGTTGCGCTTCAAGAAGCGACGACAGCTATTAACACGACAATGATGTCACTGCAAGGAGAGTGCGTTAAAATGTCCGAGCAGGCTTCCGTTCTAGCATCGATTCGGCAATTAACAGAAAAG atgAACGAAATACGCACAACCGATGTAGAGCTAATCGGCAAGTTCAAACAATTAGAGCAATCGTACAACGGATTGAAAAACTCTACTAGCATAATGGTTGCGACTGTGTCCGAGATGCAGAACCAGCAGCAGATCAACAAGATCAAACTCCCGGAATCGTTGAATGGCAATATGACAACGGAGACGAATCGCGGTGCAACGG ATGTAAGTGATATTGTTCAGAGAAAGAATGGAAGATTGCAAATGCGACGAAAGCGCGGTTTGGGCGAGACATAA
- the LOC139113609 gene encoding EF-hand calcium-binding domain-containing protein 14 isoform X2, which translates to MDSVAVTVPLRQPTKKMKKRKELDALAPAHAISRRSSGKRSSQELLTDSSDDRSEYWNVSTRNGRKCRGRRSRGCPGFLKACNAFLACASVLATASLIWLFIDVRQQLTALRTELDQVIAGSEGVPDALQKCHSLSRDLQNNQTIIFSRLSDLKQQINNFTLSHIQQDLHKVQEYFQAAPEMANLPKRLDELSSSVATFGSQIRDLGATVKTLKETNMRVQDGQITMQQNISSIKHTLSELSNVTQNPQILSTDEAQIKTDKLNLTISHVMNNLTHINETLSSKLQWVADDQDKDRKKLVALQEATTAINTTMMSLQGECVKMSEQASVLASIRQLTEKMNEIRTTDVELIGKFKQLEQSYNGLKNSTSIMVATVSEMQNQQQINKIKLPESLNGNMTTETNRGATDVSDIVQRKNGRLQMRRKRGLGET; encoded by the exons ATGGACTCGGTGGCGGTGACGGTGCCGCTTCGTCAACCGAcgaagaagatgaagaagCGAAAAGAGCTCGACGCCTTAGCACCGGCGCACGCTATTTCCCGCCGGAGTTCTGGGAAGCGCAGTTCACAG GAATTACTAACGGACAGTAGTGACGATCGCTCGGAATACTGGAACGTTTCCACCAGAAACGGACGCAAGTGCAGAGGCAGAAGAAGTCGCGGTTGTCCTGGGTTTCTTAAGGCTTGTAATGCTTTCTTGGCATGTGCCTCCGTATTAGCGACCGCCAGTCTGATATGGCTATTCATTGATGTTCGTCAACAACTTACTGCTCTGCGAACCGAGTTAGACCAAG TAATAGCCGGCAGCGAAGGAGTTCCCGATGCTTTGCAGAAATGCCATTCGCTATCGAGAGATCTCCAGAACAACCAAACCATAATATTCTCGAGGCTGTCTGATCTGAAACAGCAGATAAATAACTTTACG CTGTCGCATATTCAGCAAGATCTGCATAAAGTACAAGAATACTTCCAAGCCGCGCCTGAAATGGCCAATTTACCGAAACGCTTGGACGAGTTGTCATCTAGCGTCGCGACGTTTGGTAGTCAGATAAGGGATCTCGGAGCCACGGTGAAGACCTTGAAAGAAACGAACATGAGGGTACAGGATGGACAGATCACTATGCAACAAAATATCAGCAGTATTAAG CATACACTGTCAGAGTTGTCAAACGTTACTCAGAACCCTCAAATATTGAGCACCGACGAAGCGCAAATTAAGACTGACAAACTAAACCTCACTATATCGCAtgtaatgaataatttaacgcATATTAATGAGACCTTGTCGAGCAAGTTGCAATGGGTCGCAGATGATCAAGACAAAGATCGC AAAAAATTAGTTGCGCTTCAAGAAGCGACGACAGCTATTAACACGACAATGATGTCACTGCAAGGAGAGTGCGTTAAAATGTCCGAGCAGGCTTCCGTTCTAGCATCGATTCGGCAATTAACAGAAAAG atgAACGAAATACGCACAACCGATGTAGAGCTAATCGGCAAGTTCAAACAATTAGAGCAATCGTACAACGGATTGAAAAACTCTACTAGCATAATGGTTGCGACTGTGTCCGAGATGCAGAACCAGCAGCAGATCAACAAGATCAAACTCCCGGAATCGTTGAATGGCAATATGACAACGGAGACGAATCGCGGTGCAACGG ATGTAAGTGATATTGTTCAGAGAAAGAATGGAAGATTGCAAATGCGACGAAAGCGCGGTTTGGGCGAGACATAA
- the LOC139113609 gene encoding EF-hand calcium-binding domain-containing protein 14 isoform X1, translating to MDSVAVTVPLRQPTKKMKKRKELDALAPAHAISRRSSGKRSSQELLTDSSDDRSEYWNVSTRNGRKCRGRRSRGCPGFLKACNAFLACASVLATASLIWLFIDVRQQLTALRTELDQVIAGSEGVPDALQKCHSLSRDLQNNQTIIFSRLSDLKQQINNFTVQLSHIQQDLHKVQEYFQAAPEMANLPKRLDELSSSVATFGSQIRDLGATVKTLKETNMRVQDGQITMQQNISSIKHTLSELSNVTQNPQILSTDEAQIKTDKLNLTISHVMNNLTHINETLSSKLQWVADDQDKDRKKLVALQEATTAINTTMMSLQGECVKMSEQASVLASIRQLTEKMNEIRTTDVELIGKFKQLEQSYNGLKNSTSIMVATVSEMQNQQQINKIKLPESLNGNMTTETNRGATDVSDIVQRKNGRLQMRRKRGLGET from the exons ATGGACTCGGTGGCGGTGACGGTGCCGCTTCGTCAACCGAcgaagaagatgaagaagCGAAAAGAGCTCGACGCCTTAGCACCGGCGCACGCTATTTCCCGCCGGAGTTCTGGGAAGCGCAGTTCACAG GAATTACTAACGGACAGTAGTGACGATCGCTCGGAATACTGGAACGTTTCCACCAGAAACGGACGCAAGTGCAGAGGCAGAAGAAGTCGCGGTTGTCCTGGGTTTCTTAAGGCTTGTAATGCTTTCTTGGCATGTGCCTCCGTATTAGCGACCGCCAGTCTGATATGGCTATTCATTGATGTTCGTCAACAACTTACTGCTCTGCGAACCGAGTTAGACCAAG TAATAGCCGGCAGCGAAGGAGTTCCCGATGCTTTGCAGAAATGCCATTCGCTATCGAGAGATCTCCAGAACAACCAAACCATAATATTCTCGAGGCTGTCTGATCTGAAACAGCAGATAAATAACTTTACGGTACAG CTGTCGCATATTCAGCAAGATCTGCATAAAGTACAAGAATACTTCCAAGCCGCGCCTGAAATGGCCAATTTACCGAAACGCTTGGACGAGTTGTCATCTAGCGTCGCGACGTTTGGTAGTCAGATAAGGGATCTCGGAGCCACGGTGAAGACCTTGAAAGAAACGAACATGAGGGTACAGGATGGACAGATCACTATGCAACAAAATATCAGCAGTATTAAG CATACACTGTCAGAGTTGTCAAACGTTACTCAGAACCCTCAAATATTGAGCACCGACGAAGCGCAAATTAAGACTGACAAACTAAACCTCACTATATCGCAtgtaatgaataatttaacgcATATTAATGAGACCTTGTCGAGCAAGTTGCAATGGGTCGCAGATGATCAAGACAAAGATCGC AAAAAATTAGTTGCGCTTCAAGAAGCGACGACAGCTATTAACACGACAATGATGTCACTGCAAGGAGAGTGCGTTAAAATGTCCGAGCAGGCTTCCGTTCTAGCATCGATTCGGCAATTAACAGAAAAG atgAACGAAATACGCACAACCGATGTAGAGCTAATCGGCAAGTTCAAACAATTAGAGCAATCGTACAACGGATTGAAAAACTCTACTAGCATAATGGTTGCGACTGTGTCCGAGATGCAGAACCAGCAGCAGATCAACAAGATCAAACTCCCGGAATCGTTGAATGGCAATATGACAACGGAGACGAATCGCGGTGCAACGG ATGTAAGTGATATTGTTCAGAGAAAGAATGGAAGATTGCAAATGCGACGAAAGCGCGGTTTGGGCGAGACATAA
- the LOC139113605 gene encoding U3 small nucleolar RNA-associated protein 6 homolog: MAEFVEKRCQEMLPNLEQMEKLKLFDKSEIRKIIKKLKEYEYKIQRHSKCKEDYLQYIQYEMNLLKLIKQRKDKHGMPQKRLPIDLAITNKMNSLYKDAIIKFQNDIRFWIAYMKFCKHVHFHSNIDNMLSKMLQVHRDKPKCWHIAACWELEENKNVLNARQYLVRGLQIHPDSQLLYIDFLKLVLDNRLAATFDTENTENQEDNPVSTVTDDSKAHFSLKMAFLIYEQAFNHIKDIKFIIELLNIIKEYDNVEQLEKRIICDMIREYAHEPLMWDTMARRELQGLVQPGLSDTPMEVENAEQTSLRDRITSCNKVYQTAVKKIKSEEIWSLYIDCLLEINRDLRSLPNFKRKLLKTAMMQAHQAKKLKEEHYLHWINMLNADKEHDENVRKKLDEVLSGAIEVVPNSVSIWHARLSHLLQNGLEKEAYAMYPKVTEILGEKALPLWKMRILHAQVKSTRETEKSFEAALQSHPEIAKNIKPIWLEWLVLTKGICAARKAYKNLCLQPPTSLEFHKKMIALELVQPEIQSEHVQRPYEMATMQFGTDNTSIWIDYIKYEMKHGDPKRVSYIHERAVKTIHHNLTSSFIKDFSKMMANPDSIK; the protein is encoded by the exons ATGGCGGAGTTCGTGGAGAAGCGGTGCCAAGAAATGCTCCCGAATCTGGAGCAAATGGAAAAACTCAAGCTCTTTGATAAAAGCGAGATACG gaAAATTATCAAGAAACTCAAGGAATATGAGTACAAGATTCAACGGCATTCAAAATGCAAGGAGGACTATCTTCAATATATACAGTACGAAatgaatttgttaaaattgattaaacaaCGAAAAGAT aaacacGGTATGCCTCAGAAGAGATTACCTATTGATTTAGCTATAACTAACAAGATGAATTCCTTGTACAAagatgcaataattaaatttcaaaatgaTATTCGATTTTGGATTGCCTATATGAAGTTCTGCAAACATGTA CACTTTCACagtaatattgataatatGTTAAGTAAAATGCTGCAAGTGCATAGAGATAAACCAAAGTGCTGGCACATAGCTGCATGTTGGGAATTGGaggagaataaaaatgttttaaatgcaCGTCAGTATCTTGTTAGAGGCTTGCAAATTCACCCTGACtctcaattattatatattgacTTTTTAAA acttGTACTAGACAATCGTTTAGCTGCAACTTTTGACACTGAAAATACCGAAAATCAAGAGGACAATCCAGTATCGACGGTAACAGATGATAGCAAAGCACACTTTTCGTTAAAAATGGCATTTCTCATATATGAACAAGCTTTCAATCACATTaaggatattaaatttataatcgagCTGCTTAATATTATAAAGGAGTATGATAACGTTGAGCAATTGGAAAAACGAATTATttg TGACATGATACGGGAGTACGCTCACGAGCCTTTAATGTGGGACACCATGGCACGTCGCGAGTTACAAGGTCTGGTGCAGCCAGGTCTCAGTGACACACCAATGGAGGTGGAAAATGCCGAGCAGACCTCTTTAAGAGATCGCATTACATCCTGCAACAAAGTCTATCAGACTgccgtgaaaaaaattaaatctgaagAGATTTGGTCGTTGTACATAGACTGTTTATTAGAAATCAATCGCGATCTTCgatcgttgccaaatttcaaaagaaaacTTCTGAAAACCGCTATGATGCAGGCGCATcaagcaaaaaaattaaaagaagaacaTTATTTACACTGG ATTAATATGCTGAACGCTGACAAGGAACATGACGAGAACGTACGGAAAAAGTTGGATGAAGTGCTTAGCGGAGCAATCGAAGTTGTGCCAAACAGCGTCAGTATTTGGCACGCGCGACTCAGTCATTTATTGCAGAATGGTTTGGAAAAAGAAGCATATGCTATGTATCCAAAg GTAACGGAAATATTGGGCGAGAAAGCATTACCTTTGTGGAAAATGCGGATATTGCATGCTCAGGTAAAAAGCACGAGAGAAACTGAAAAAAGTTTTGAAGCGGCTTTACAGTCACATCCGGAAAtcgctaaaaatattaaacctATTTGGCTTGAGTGGCTGGTATTAACAaaag GAATTTGTGCGGCTCGCAAAGCATATAAAAATCTTTGTCTTCAACCACCTACCTCGTTGGAGTTTCACAAAAAAATGATTGCACTGGAACTCGTACAACCGGAGATCCAATCGGAGCATGTACAACGACCTTATGAAATGGCAACGATGCAATTCGGAACTGACAATACGTCCATTTGGATAGactatattaaatatgagaTGAAGCATGGAGACCCGAAAAGAGTTAGCTACATTCATGAACGAGCAGTCAAGACTATACATCATAACTTAACGTCttcttttataaaagattTCAGTAAAATGATGGCAAATCCTGATTCCATAAAATGA
- the LOC139113613 gene encoding uncharacterized protein: MSNAYHQKSSTMIYYNAWKTAGFDSNGLSQEKFDFVDHRGDFDKNVTLAQVKNSSTNQEIRYINPAIYTESIGENQSENSYKEDSGCNEALIDGNNCDLSVSASNLVGKDTNADHENEQPGRNTYRCYSTSALPLESFSVWTEISSGSTSRVERRCKINSIPVDYNRTIIRDKCITNSPRVMQISTTSLSVQSNDHRALNGSDLGSKRLTHLEWMRKKSEAMQRAKKEEEHAAKIRQEEAERSAREKDNRTRLEKERLVKWLERKKQEELDKKAALEKELRNQKIVKELERILEGANLVYRRQWSGRKKHEQKTQRKELEIKQKKIDEEREKRLEQSTKAYEKWRENSKNKPKPATQGLLPHQNAKPAYVNPIPWQSIMENSNEKSEKNTFREKQENINRGKMSGRKTVAIHQ; encoded by the exons ATGAGTAATGCTTATCATCAAAAGTCTTCAACTATGATCTATTATAACGCCTGGAAGACAGCTGGATTCGATTCTAATGGATTGTCTCAAGAGAAATTTGATTTTGTCGATCATCGTGGCGATTTTGACAAAAACGTGACTTTGGCACAAGTGAAAAACTCGAGTACCAACCAAGAGATCCGTTACATTAACCCTGCGATTTATACGGAATCTATCGGCGAAAATCAATCCGAGAATAGCTATAAAGAAGATTCAG GATGTAACGAAGCTTTAATCGACGGGAATAATTGTGATCTCAGCGTTTCGGCAAGTAATCTAGTCGGAAAGGATACAAACGCAGATCACGAGAATGAACAGCCCGGGCGAAACACCTACAGATGTTACTCGACGTCTGCGTTGCCCCTTGAATCGTTCTCAGTTTGGACCGAGATCTCGTCTGGGAGCACCTCGCGAGTGGAACGTCGATGCAAGATCAATAGCATCCCCGTTGATTACAATCGGACGATAATACGGGAcaa GTGTATTACGAATAGTCCTCGGGTCATGCAAATTTCCACGACGTCGCTCTCAGTCCAATCAAACGATCATCGAGCTCTAAATGGGTCCGATCTCGGCAGCAAAAGGCTCACTCACTTGGAATGGATGCGAAAAAAGAGCGAGGCTATGCAGCGAGcgaagaaagaagaggaacACGCCGCGAAAATACGTCAGGAAGAAGCGGAGAGATCGGCGCGGGAAAAGGACAACAGGACACGGCTGGAAAAAGAGAGGCTTGTCAAGTGGCTTGAGAGAAAGAAGCAAGAGGAGCTCGACAAGAAAGCGGCTCTCGAGAAGGAGCTGAGAAATcaaaaaatagtaaaagagCTCGAGCGGATTCTCGAAGGCGCGAATCTCGTGTATCGCCGTCAGTGGTCCGGCAGGAAAAAGCATGAGCAGAAAA CCCAGCGTAAAGAACTGGaaataaagcagaagaaaATAGACGAGGAGCGCGAGAAAAGGCTAGAGCAGAGCACGAAAGCCTACGAAAAGTGGCGTGAGAATTCCAAGAACAAGCCCAAGCCTGCCACGCAAGGATTGCTTC CTCATCAGAATGCGAAGCCAGCATACGTGAATCCAATTCCTTGGCAATCGATCATGGAGAATTCGAATGAAAAATCAGAGAAGAATACATTTCGCGAAAAACAGGAGAATATTAATCGGGGGAAGATGAGCGGCAGAAAAACGGTCGCGATACATCAATGA